A genomic segment from Streptosporangium roseum DSM 43021 encodes:
- a CDS encoding SSI family serine proteinase inhibitor: MRTVKIVSAAAVFAFATALPPAASPASERPPVPPAASDRSPVPGGGSALTLTLSVADGTGGGVSLTCDREGGSHPDPFTACGLLRKVGGDLSKLTYDIDMICPEEYLPHTVRALGTWEGRPVWFDRTYDNRCEMTALTGPLFHI; the protein is encoded by the coding sequence GTGAGAACCGTCAAGATCGTCTCCGCGGCGGCGGTGTTCGCCTTCGCGACCGCGCTGCCCCCGGCCGCCTCGCCCGCCTCGGAGCGGCCCCCCGTTCCCCCGGCCGCCTCGGACCGCTCACCCGTCCCCGGGGGCGGCTCGGCCCTGACCCTCACCCTCTCCGTGGCCGACGGCACGGGCGGCGGCGTCTCCCTCACCTGCGACCGGGAGGGCGGCAGCCATCCCGACCCCTTCACGGCCTGCGGCCTGCTCCGCAAGGTCGGCGGCGACCTGTCCAAGCTCACCTACGACATCGACATGATCTGCCCGGAGGAGTACCTCCCGCACACCGTGCGGGCCCTCGGCACCTGGGAGGGCAGGCCTGTCTGGTTCGACAGGACCTACGACAACCGCTGCGAGATGACCGCCCTCACCGGCCCTCTCTTCCACATCTGA
- a CDS encoding DedA family protein, which yields MLLDMLGQLDPYLVGAVLLAVLALDGSLLIGAVLPGDAAIVVAGTALTGPAEIAVAAVAGVIGCYLGATGGWMIGRRYGSRVRHSRAGRWIGEHRWARAERMATGEGGGPALAASYFLPVVNALTPVLAGTLGVPYSRFIRWALAGSVAWVSTYLVLGSLAGEFVRQNEHLMVPVAGCVAILAAGLAVISRRARADRRAQVSEPGGSPAPQTVSPPPQ from the coding sequence ATGCTCTTGGACATGCTGGGCCAGTTGGACCCATATCTGGTCGGCGCGGTGCTGCTGGCGGTGCTCGCGCTGGACGGTTCCCTGCTGATCGGGGCCGTGCTCCCCGGGGACGCGGCGATCGTCGTGGCGGGGACCGCGCTGACGGGCCCCGCCGAGATCGCGGTGGCGGCGGTCGCCGGGGTGATCGGGTGCTACCTGGGCGCCACCGGCGGCTGGATGATCGGCCGCCGGTACGGCTCGCGCGTCCGCCACAGCAGGGCCGGGCGGTGGATCGGCGAGCACCGCTGGGCGCGGGCCGAACGGATGGCCACCGGCGAGGGCGGCGGCCCCGCCCTCGCCGCCTCCTACTTCCTGCCGGTGGTCAACGCGCTGACCCCGGTCCTCGCCGGGACCCTCGGCGTGCCGTACAGCCGGTTCATCCGCTGGGCGCTGGCCGGCAGCGTGGCATGGGTGAGCACCTATCTCGTGCTCGGCTCCCTCGCGGGGGAGTTCGTCCGGCAGAACGAGCACCTGATGGTGCCGGTCGCCGGATGCGTCGCCATCCTGGCCGCGGGCCTCGCCGTGATCAGCCGGCGGGCCCGCGCGGACAGGAGGGCACAGGTCAGCGAGCCGGGTGGTTCTCCAGCACCGCAGACCGTTTCGCCACCGCCTCAGTGA
- a CDS encoding amino acid permease, giving the protein MEVFRVKSIEQSIQDTEEPEHRLRKDLSALDLTVFGIGVIVGTGIFVLTGRVARDLAGPAVALSFVAAGIVCALAALCYAEFASTVPVAGSAYTFAFATLGEFPAWIIGWDLMLEMMLGAAVVAVGWSGYLTSLLESLGIVLPDAIAGEGATFNLPAALVVLALTAILVAGIKLSSRFNLIIVTIKIAVVLLVIVAGLFFINMANYTPFIPPSKPTPAVEGLAAPLIQVLFGITPVAFGVLGIFSAAAIVFFAYIGFDVVATAAEETRDPRRDLPIGIIASLVICTLLYVAVSLVVVGMQPYSQLSESAPLADAFKAVGQTWAATLISIGALAGLTTVVMILMLGMSRVMFAMSRDNLLPRGLSKVHPRFGTPYRITILMGVIVAVLAGLVPLSTIAELVNIGTLFAFVIVSIAVVILRRTRPDLPRSFRTPLVPLVPILSVLACLYLMLNLPVETWLRFVVWMIIGVVVYVTYGYRHSRVTRRPLDSR; this is encoded by the coding sequence GTGGAGGTTTTTCGCGTCAAATCGATAGAGCAGTCGATCCAGGACACCGAGGAGCCCGAGCATCGGCTGCGCAAGGATCTCTCCGCGCTCGACCTGACCGTCTTCGGCATCGGCGTCATCGTGGGCACCGGCATCTTCGTGCTCACCGGCCGGGTCGCCAGGGACCTGGCCGGACCCGCGGTCGCCCTGTCGTTCGTGGCCGCCGGGATCGTCTGCGCGCTGGCCGCGCTCTGCTACGCCGAGTTCGCATCCACGGTGCCGGTGGCGGGATCGGCCTACACCTTCGCCTTCGCCACGCTCGGTGAGTTCCCCGCCTGGATCATCGGCTGGGACCTGATGCTGGAGATGATGCTCGGCGCCGCGGTCGTGGCGGTCGGCTGGTCGGGCTACCTGACCTCGCTGCTGGAGTCTCTGGGGATCGTCCTGCCCGACGCGATAGCGGGGGAGGGGGCCACCTTCAACCTGCCCGCTGCGCTGGTCGTGCTGGCCCTCACCGCCATCCTGGTCGCCGGGATCAAGCTCTCCTCCCGGTTCAACCTGATCATCGTCACGATCAAGATCGCGGTGGTCCTGCTCGTCATCGTGGCGGGGCTGTTCTTCATCAACATGGCCAACTACACCCCCTTCATCCCGCCCTCCAAGCCCACCCCCGCCGTCGAGGGCCTGGCCGCGCCGCTGATCCAGGTGCTGTTCGGGATCACCCCCGTCGCCTTCGGCGTGCTGGGCATCTTCAGCGCCGCGGCGATCGTGTTCTTCGCCTACATCGGCTTCGACGTGGTCGCCACCGCGGCGGAGGAGACCCGCGACCCGCGCCGTGACCTGCCGATCGGCATCATCGCCTCGCTGGTCATCTGCACCCTCCTCTACGTCGCGGTCTCCCTGGTCGTCGTCGGCATGCAGCCCTACTCGCAGCTCAGCGAGTCCGCGCCGCTGGCGGACGCGTTCAAGGCGGTCGGCCAGACCTGGGCGGCGACGCTCATCAGCATCGGCGCCCTGGCCGGGCTCACCACCGTCGTGATGATCCTCATGCTCGGCATGTCGCGGGTGATGTTCGCGATGTCGCGCGACAACCTGCTGCCGCGCGGACTGTCCAAGGTCCACCCGAGGTTCGGCACGCCGTACCGGATCACCATCCTGATGGGCGTCATCGTCGCGGTCCTGGCGGGGCTGGTGCCGCTGTCGACGATCGCCGAGCTGGTCAACATCGGCACGCTCTTCGCATTCGTGATCGTCTCGATCGCGGTGGTCATCCTCCGGCGCACCCGCCCCGACCTTCCGCGCTCCTTCCGCACCCCGCTGGTCCCGCTGGTGCCGATCCTGTCGGTGCTGGCCTGCCTCTACCTGATGCTCAACCTCCCGGTGGAGACCTGGCTCAGGTTCGTCGTGTGGATGATCATCGGCGTCGTCGTCTATGTCACGTACGGCTACCGCCACAGCCGGGTGACACGGCGGCCGCTGGACAGCCGGTAG